Proteins from one Coregonus clupeaformis isolate EN_2021a unplaced genomic scaffold, ASM2061545v1 scaf1174, whole genome shotgun sequence genomic window:
- the LOC123486362 gene encoding mediator of RNA polymerase II transcription subunit 15-like, which translates to MPLTPDDKPQTHPQLYPQDHLQSEPQLQVQDQAQLVDPWPQHQAQDQAQLVDPWLQHQALDRCQLQAQHTQPLTHSHSTSCTLISSKT; encoded by the exons ATGCCCCTCACCCCCGACGACAAGCCCCAGACACACCCACAG CTCTACCCTCAGGACCATCTGCAGTCAGAGCCTCAGCTCCAGGTTCAGGACCAGGCCCAGCTGGTCGACCCCTGGCCACAGCACCAGGCCCAGGACCAGGCCCAGCTGGTCGACCCCTGGCTACAGCACCAGGCCCTGGACCGCTGCCAGCTCCAGGCACAACACACCCAGCCTCTGACCCACAGTCACAGCACTTCCTGCACCCTCATCTCCTCCAAGACAG